In Bifidobacterium scardovii JCM 12489 = DSM 13734, the genomic stretch CCGTCGGATACTTGGAGGAATGATGCGCGTTCCTCAAAAAAGACTGTGAACCGTGTGGCGAAGATGTGCGCAGTGTACAGATCGAGTGCCTGATGCCCCATTTCACCACCCGCACGGTATGGCAAGGCCCCGTTTTCGTTGCCATGTGGCTCTGCAGCCACTGCATGACGACGAAAACGGGGCCCGGTCGCATCACCCGATCACCCGGGTTGCGCTCAGGAGTTGAGCTGGGCCTTGGCGGCGGCGAAGCGCTTGGCCTCGGCCTCGCGGCGGGCGGCCAGCTCGGCGTCGAAGCGCGCCAACTCTTCCTCGACGGCCTCCTTCGGGATCTTCGCGAAGATCGGCGTCGGCTTGGCCACCGGGGTTCCGGCCACGATCGGCTCGCTCTCCCACGGGTGCACGGTCTCACCGAGCTTGTAGTCGCCGGTGATGATCGGATACGTGAAGCCAGGCTTGTCGAGATCCTCGACCTCTTCGATGCGGGGCAGCGGGGAGAAGACGCCCGTGCCGCCGAGTGCCTCCCACACCTTCTGCGAGGCGTGGGGCAGGAACGGGGCGAGCAGGTGGTTCGCGTCGGACACGGCCTGCGCGGCCACATGCAGCACGGTGGCCAGTCGCGCCTGGTCGTCCTTGATCTTCCACGGCTCGGTTGCCGAGATGTACTTGTTGATGTCGCCGACCACGCGCATCGCCTCGGTGAGGGCGTTCTTCTGGCGGTGACGCTCGATCATGCCGCCGACCACGTCGAACGCATCGGCGGTCTCCTGCAGCAGCGAACGGTCCTCCGGAGTCATCGAATCCTCATCCAGCGCCGGGATCTCGCCGAAGTTCTTGGCGATGAGATTCGCCACGCGGTTGACCAGGTTGCCCCAGCTGGCGGCCAGCTCCTCGTTGTTGTGGCGCACGAACTCGGCCCAGGTGAAGTCGGCGTCGGAGGTCTCCGGGCCGGCGATGGAGATGTAGTAGCGCACCGCGTCCACGGGGTAGCGGGCGAGGATGTCCTTCACGTAGATGACGATGCCGCGCGAGGAGCTGAACTTCTTGCCTTCCATCGTCATGAACTCGGAGGCGACCACCTGCTCGGGCAGGTTCAGCGGACCGAGCTTGCCGGTTTCGCCGCCCTTGCTGCCCTTGCCGTTATAGGCGATCATCTCGGAGGGCCAGATCTGCGAGTGGAAGGTGATGTTGTCCTTGCCCATAAAGTAGTAGCCGGGCGTGGACGGGTCGTTCCACCATGCGCGCCACGCTTCGGGGTCGCCCTTGCGGCGGGCCCATTCGATCGAGGCCGACAGATAGCCGATCACCGCGTCGAACCACACGTACAGCTTCTTGTTCGGGTTGTCGATCCAGCCCGGCACCGGCACGGGGATGCCCCAGTCGATGTCGCGGGTGATCGCGCGCGGCTTGACTTCGCGGAACAGGCCGATCGAGAAGTTGATGACGTTGGTGCGCCAGCCCTCGCGGGTCTTGAGCCACGCGAGGTTCGCCTCGGCGAGCGCCGGCAGGTCGAGGAAGAAGTGCTCGGTCTCCTCGAAGCGCGGGGTTTCGCCGTTGATCTTGGAAACGGGATTGATGAGCTCGTCCGGGTCGAGCTCGTTGCCGCAGGCGTCGCACTGGTCGCCGCGGGCGCCGTCGGTATGGCAGATCGGGCATTCGCCCTCGATGTAGCGGTCGGGCAGGGTGCGGCCGGTGGACGGCGAGATCGCGACCTTCTGCGTGCCCTTGTAGATGTAGCCGTTGGCCAGGCACTGCTTGAACAGCTCCTGCACCACCTGCTCGTGGTTGCCGGTGGTGGTGCGCGTGAACAGGTCGTAGCTCAGGCCCAGATCGCACAGATCCTTGGCGATCACGCGGTTGTAGCGGTTCGCCAGCTCCTGCGCGGTCAGGCCCTCCTTCTCCGCCTCGACCAGAATCGGCGTACCGTGTTCGTCGGTGCCCGACACCATCAGCACGTCGTTGCCCTTCATGCGCTCGTAGCGCGCGTACACGTCCGAAGGCACACCGAAGCCGGCGACGTGACCGATATGACGCGGACCGTTGGCATACGGCCACGCAACATTCACCAAAATATGACTCATAATCCTTGATTATCTGGCGCAGCGGGGACAGCGCGGGGGACAGCGCAGCCATGCACAGGATTATCCACAATTCCTCGCGTCCACCACGAGTTGTCCACTTGTCCACAAAATTTCCGAAGCCGGTGGCGACACGACTGCGGACCAGGTACGGTCGGCCCCATGACCACCGATACGACCACCCCCGCACAGTCCCCCGAACCATGCGATCCGCACGGCGCGCAACGCACGGTGCCCGCCGCGGGCGCATCCTCGCAACGCCCTGCGCAATGCCCCACGGGGATGGCCGCCGGGCCGGGCGGCGGAACGCCCCAGCCAGCCGCACCGACCCCGGCCACAGGCGTCACGCCGTACCATGCCCGCATCGACCTGTCCGCTCCCGCCGACGATCGCCCCGCGGACAAGCCGCTGCTCGACGACCGGGATCTGCCGGGCCCGCTGAGCATGCACCTGCTCACCACGCTTGGCACGCTGTCGCCGTTGGACGACGGCAGCGCCTACCAGACGGATCAGGCCTCAACCCTGTACGGGCGCGCGATGATCATCGCCCATCTCGCCCCGCGGCGCACGATCGCCTGCACGTTCACGGCGGCGTGGATTTGGCTGGGCGGCCCTTTTCCCGGCACCATCGACGTCATATCGAGGTCGCATTACCGCAGCGTGGTCCACGGACGCGCGATCCGGGTGTTCAACCGGAAGAGCATACCCGAGCATCTCATCAAGATCGGCCGCGTATGCGTCACCACGCCGGCGCGCACCGCCTGCGATCTGGCGTTGCTGCCCCAGCACGAGCTGGAAGGCGC encodes the following:
- the metG gene encoding methionine--tRNA ligase, translated to MSHILVNVAWPYANGPRHIGHVAGFGVPSDVYARYERMKGNDVLMVSGTDEHGTPILVEAEKEGLTAQELANRYNRVIAKDLCDLGLSYDLFTRTTTGNHEQVVQELFKQCLANGYIYKGTQKVAISPSTGRTLPDRYIEGECPICHTDGARGDQCDACGNELDPDELINPVSKINGETPRFEETEHFFLDLPALAEANLAWLKTREGWRTNVINFSIGLFREVKPRAITRDIDWGIPVPVPGWIDNPNKKLYVWFDAVIGYLSASIEWARRKGDPEAWRAWWNDPSTPGYYFMGKDNITFHSQIWPSEMIAYNGKGSKGGETGKLGPLNLPEQVVASEFMTMEGKKFSSSRGIVIYVKDILARYPVDAVRYYISIAGPETSDADFTWAEFVRHNNEELAASWGNLVNRVANLIAKNFGEIPALDEDSMTPEDRSLLQETADAFDVVGGMIERHRQKNALTEAMRVVGDINKYISATEPWKIKDDQARLATVLHVAAQAVSDANHLLAPFLPHASQKVWEALGGTGVFSPLPRIEEVEDLDKPGFTYPIITGDYKLGETVHPWESEPIVAGTPVAKPTPIFAKIPKEAVEEELARFDAELAARREAEAKRFAAAKAQLNS